In Schizosaccharomyces osmophilus chromosome 1, complete sequence, the genomic window aaaaagcaaaaagaattgagttgaaaatgaaaatggaaatggaaatgaaaagaaaggacGGATCATTGCCAgtagcttcttcttcgtaGTAGACTTCTTTGCTTGTCAATGCTTCCTTGTAAGTCTGCTCGAACATAAAAGGGAAAAGGAGATGCATCGTTCGCTTCTAGCCTATCCTCAAATGGGCATCCATAGAAAAACCACAAATATTATtgattctttgttttacaTTGGCTTTCTCGTGAATGGACTGCTGCTTTTATGAAACCAATTGGTCTGGAAATGGTATTTATGGAGAGAAAGCATATTCCTTCTTGACACTGTCAGCATCCTTTTCCAGTATTTCCATCATCATCAATTATAGTCTCTGAACAAGTACACGGTATCCAGTTCGTTTTCCCAGCTAGAAAAATCTCgagtttttgcttttccttttttgacTCTTTCATACCTCGTTGTAGGCATGTCAGTACGTAAAAAGCTCACTTTCCCTTGTATTCATATAGTTAACATACATCAACTATTACAAAGAGGTTCCTTGGGACTTGACTTGGTATGCTTTGAAAATAGTAAATAAGCAAAAAACTAGTAGTagcattcttcttttctagtcttttcaataaaggatttctttcttcttgttttggtttcctAACGTCGTTGGCagctttctttctatttcttgTGGTGAGAACAGAAATCTCTCGAAAGCGGCGTAAATAGATACATCcattgcttttgttttgttgactggcttttatttccttggaatttcattttctttgttttttttttgtcagTATTTGTCAGTACAAGCTCCGTCGGTACTTTGGGCGATTTCTTTTGACTGAACCGATTTCTGCGTTCATTCCTTGAATCCTTCctggatttttttcaaagacacAGCATTGTCGCTCctcttgtctttttgttcGCTTATTCTGCTCCACCATGTCCAAGATATGGTTGCCCTTGGTTCGTCGGTACTCCACACAGCCTTCAAGTCCAGTTGTAGGCATTTTAGGCTCTGGTCCAGCGGCTTTCTATACAGCCCATCGGCTCTTTCGGAATGATCCCTCTATTAAGATCGATATGTACGAGGCAACCCCCGTCCCATTTGGCTTGGTCCGGTACGGTGTGGCTCCCGACCATCCTGAAGTCAAGGTATGATAGTTgtccttttattttctgtttttttcaacataGTTTTTATCTGACTACGGTCCACACAGtttgctttccttctttcacATACTAACTATTTGCATCTAGCAAGTGGAACATAAGTTTACTGAAATCGCAAACAACAATCAGTTTCGTTTTCTGGGAAATATTCATGTCGGCAAAGATCTTCCTCTCTCTACCCTTTCCCAACATTACGACGCTCTTGTGTATGCTTATGGCGCACCATCCGATAAACTCCTCAATATTCCCGGTGAACACCTACGCGGTGTCTACAGCGCTCGCCAAGTAGTCGGCTGGTACAATAGCGATCCTCGGCATCAAAATGTTGGACTGTCTCTTTCCCGTCTCAAAGATCTCGTCGTCATCGGTCAAGGTAATGTTTCTCTCGATATTGCCAGAATTATGCTTAGCAAACCCGAACAACTATCTCCGACCGATATCAATCCCCTCTTTTTGCAGCAGCTTTGCGAAAGTACCCTTCAGCGATTGCACATCGTTGGTCGAAGAGACCTGTCATCTGTTTCCTTCACTATAAAGGAGCTTCGTGAGcttttctctctttccTCTGCCACGTTTTTAGCTCCAGAGTATACCTCCTCTCTTCAATTCCTCTCAGAAGAGGCTCTCAGTACTTTCGATCGTGCTCGTAAGCGCTTGATCAAACTTATACAATCCAAGATCCAAGCCGCTCAGCAAAATCCTCCCACCTCCCCCTCTCAGAAAAATCCATCAAACTTTTGGGGGCTTGAGTTTGGTCTTACGCCTGTTGAAATTCTGGGTCGAAATGGCCAGGTCGAAAAAGTCAGGTTTCAAAAGACCGAGACCGTCCGCAATGACACGACTTCTTCAAGTGATTTCGTCGAAATTCCCGCTCAAGCTGTCGTCCGAAGCATAGGATACAAGAGTGTTCCCATACCTGGTATGCAAGAACTTGGTATTCCTTTTGACATGACTCGTGGAGTCATACTCAATGATGATGGACACATCGGTCCTGGTATGTACGCCAGCGGCTGGGTGAAGAATGGTCCGGTAGGTGTGATTGCTTCCACGATGAtggattcattttctaCCGCTGATAAACTGTACAAAGACTGGCTTGCGCGAGAGCCTTTCTTAAAAGGCACAAAAGCCGGTTGGGACGGTATCCGACCCATTGTGAAAACTCCAGTGGTTACATGGAAAGATTGGGAAGCTATTAAAAATCacgaaattgaaaatggtTTGCAGCATGAGTCTGTTAGTGAAAAGTTTCGAACGTGGGATGATGCTCTACGTGTTTTACACAAATAACGGACCTTTCTATACCAATTCTTAACTAAACGATGTattaaatgaaatgaaatgaaatgaatgcGTATTCTACAATatctcttcttccattccCATTGAACTTTTACTAGTTTGACATTTTTGGCATTCATAGTGTTGCTCTTTATCATTATAAATTTCCAAGGCCTATGGACGAATGCAAAgaattcatctttttttcgttatccaagaaaataataaaaccTCGTGGTTGTATACCATATAATTCGTCTACTCCTTTACCTGTGATATCTGGGATTGCTTTGTAGTTCCAAAGAAGATCCCACCGGAGCAGAAGAAATGGAGGAATAATTTGCTAGTGTCCGACTGTCAGGGGTCTGGTGTAATTTTCCATATCCTAAAACCATAGAATTAGTACGTAGCCTagagcaaaaaagaaaagagaaattaCTGCAACAGCACAGCAGAAAGGGGAAATATCATTTACATACCACCACGACCAGAATCAAATTCCTCTCGCATTTCATCACGCACTTGTCCACCGGAAGCACCACGTCCATATTGTCGTCCTTCCTCGTAACCAGGATCCAAGTCAGCTCGAATGATGCGCTCATCCAAGGTTGTACCAGATATATATTTCAAGCAATCAAGAGCATCctcatttttataatattcaacaaagcaaaagccACAGGGGGTCTACGGACGACAGTATTAGTACAAATTTGTTCCCCACGAAAAACAGTACGTAGCTCTCCAATGCTACTTTATGGTCTTTTGATTCTATTCATATGTTGTACGTACCTTTGCAAACCGATCCACACCCATTATGATTCTTCGAACTTCACCGCATTTTGAGAAGAGCGTGTAGATTTGTTCTTCTGAAGTGTAAAATGATAAATTTCCAACATAGACGCAGCAACTCTTTTTGACATTATCTAAAGCAGAAGTATTATTTCTAAAACGACGTAAAAGATACGGAGAAAGAGCGTCTAAATGCGCGATTGATGCCATC contains:
- the arh1 gene encoding mitochondrial [2Fe-2S] cluster assembly NADPH-ferredoxin reductase Arh1, translated to MSKIWLPLVRRYSTQPSSPVVGILGSGPAAFYTAHRLFRNDPSIKIDMYEATPVPFGLVRYGVAPDHPEVKQVEHKFTEIANNNQFRFLGNIHVGKDLPLSTLSQHYDALVYAYGAPSDKLLNIPGEHLRGVYSARQVVGWYNSDPRHQNVGLSLSRLKDLVVIGQGNVSLDIARIMLSKPEQLSPTDINPLFLQQLCESTLQRLHIVGRRDLSSVSFTIKELRELFSLSSATFLAPEYTSSLQFLSEEALSTFDRARKRLIKLIQSKIQAAQQNPPTSPSQKNPSNFWGLEFGLTPVEILGRNGQVEKVRFQKTETVRNDTTSSSDFVEIPAQAVVRSIGYKSVPIPGMQELGIPFDMTRGVILNDDGHIGPGMYASGWVKNGPVGVIASTMMDSFSTADKLYKDWLAREPFLKGTKAGWDGIRPIVKTPVVTWKDWEAIKNHEIENGLQHESVSEKFRTWDDALRVLHK
- the cbc2 gene encoding nuclear cap-binding complex small subunit, with the protein product MASIAHLDALSPYLLRRFRNNTSALDNVKKSCCVYVGNLSFYTSEEQIYTLFSKCGEVRRIIMGVDRFAKTPCGFCFVEYYKNEDALDCLKYISGTTLDERIIRADLDPGYEEGRQYGRGASGGQVRDEMREEFDSGRGGYGKLHQTPDSRTLANYSSISSAPVGSSLELQSNPRYHR